In the Mycolicibacterium thermoresistibile genome, one interval contains:
- a CDS encoding FtsB family cell division protein, producing the protein MPEGKRPDSRRRTPAPRPAKPGAGNRGRPRGGPPARREPRATDARSAAESNDTADTIRQHIVASAEQQSEQRFGSTARRAAILAAVVCVLTLTIAGPVRTYFAQRTEMMQLKAVQEQLREQIAELEEQKLKLADPAYIAAQARERLGFVMPGDIPYQVQLPPGAEVPEPPDAHAAVAPSDEPWYTSLWRTIADEPHGPAPSPGPAPDDPSAPVPDGPPPAPVEPVPPGEPMPGG; encoded by the coding sequence GTGCCCGAAGGTAAGCGGCCCGACTCGCGGCGACGGACCCCGGCCCCGCGGCCGGCGAAACCGGGTGCCGGGAACCGGGGACGGCCGCGGGGCGGGCCACCGGCGCGCCGCGAGCCCCGGGCCACCGATGCGCGGTCGGCGGCCGAGTCGAACGACACCGCAGACACCATCCGCCAGCACATCGTCGCCTCGGCGGAGCAGCAGTCCGAGCAGCGGTTCGGGTCGACGGCCCGCCGCGCGGCGATCCTGGCGGCGGTGGTGTGCGTGCTGACGCTGACCATCGCCGGGCCGGTCCGCACCTACTTCGCGCAACGCACCGAGATGATGCAGCTCAAAGCCGTTCAGGAACAGCTTCGTGAGCAGATCGCCGAGCTCGAGGAGCAGAAGCTCAAGCTGGCCGATCCGGCGTACATCGCCGCCCAGGCCCGCGAACGCCTCGGTTTCGTGATGCCCGGCGACATCCCGTACCAGGTGCAGCTGCCGCCGGGGGCCGAGGTGCCCGAACCGCCGGATGCGCACGCGGCGGTCGCACCGTCGGACGAGCCGTGGTACACGTCGCTGTGGCGCACCATCGCCGACGAGCCGCACGGCCCGGCGCCGTCACCCGGCCCGGCGCCGGATGATCCCTCGGCTCCGGTGCCGGACGGTCCGCCACCCGCGCCGGTCGAGCCGGTGCCGCCAGGGGAGCCGATGCCCGGTGGTTGA
- a CDS encoding alpha/beta fold hydrolase translates to MTVQPPPIAGVRRSFVEARGVRFHVTESGPADGRPVLALHGWPQHHWAYRDLLADPPAGLRIIAPDLPGYGWSGPAPHRWAKEDVASDLLALMDELGLGRTLLIGHDWGGYIGFLMILRAPERFDGYIPLNIAHPWVSTGTVLKHIWRFSYQPPMAAFGVPLQQRTRVLERVVFGKGSALDAETAKVYADRFRDPVCARAGRDTYRTFLVREMPAAARNPEKRRATVPIRALFGTRDLAIHPSLAAPETALADDYTLETVDCSHFIVDERPDLVRARLVALAEETA, encoded by the coding sequence ATGACTGTCCAACCACCGCCGATTGCGGGTGTGCGCCGTTCCTTCGTCGAGGCCCGCGGGGTGCGCTTCCACGTGACCGAGTCCGGTCCGGCCGACGGACGGCCGGTGCTGGCGTTGCACGGTTGGCCGCAGCACCATTGGGCTTACCGGGACCTGCTCGCCGATCCGCCTGCGGGGCTGCGCATCATCGCCCCGGATCTGCCCGGCTACGGCTGGTCCGGGCCGGCGCCGCACCGGTGGGCCAAGGAGGACGTCGCCAGTGATCTGCTGGCGCTGATGGACGAGCTCGGCCTGGGCCGGACGCTGCTGATCGGCCACGACTGGGGCGGCTACATCGGGTTCCTGATGATCCTGCGGGCGCCGGAGCGGTTCGACGGGTACATACCGCTCAACATCGCCCACCCGTGGGTGTCGACCGGCACTGTGTTGAAGCACATCTGGCGGTTCTCCTACCAGCCGCCGATGGCTGCCTTCGGGGTTCCGCTGCAGCAGCGCACCCGGGTGCTGGAACGGGTGGTGTTCGGAAAAGGCTCGGCACTGGATGCCGAGACGGCGAAGGTGTACGCCGACAGGTTCCGTGACCCGGTGTGCGCGCGGGCCGGCCGCGACACCTACCGGACGTTCCTGGTGCGGGAAATGCCCGCCGCGGCAAGGAATCCCGAGAAGCGACGAGCTACGGTGCCGATCCGGGCGCTGTTCGGAACCCGCGACCTGGCGATCCACCCGTCTTTGGCCGCGCCGGAGACCGCCCTGGCCGACGACTACACGCTCGAGACCGTCGACTGTTCGCACTTCATCGTCGACGAGCGGCCGGACCTGGTGCGGGCGCGGCTGGTGGCGCTGGCCGAGGAGACGGCATAG
- a CDS encoding Ppx/GppA phosphatase family protein — MDPAVGRVAAVDCGTNSIRLLIADRAGPGGRLRDVHREMRIVRLGQGVDATGEFAPEALERTRAALTDYAELMRAHGVAEVRMVATSAARDVINRDAFFAMTAEVLGTVVPGAVAEVITGAEEAELSFRGAVAELDSAAAPFVVVDLGGGSTEVVLGATEVAAAVSADIGCVRLTERCLPSDPPTAAEIDAARAVVRGALDEVIRRVPVERARTWVGVAGTMTTLAALAHDLASYDSEAIHLSRVGFSDLLRVCDDLVAMTRQQRAALGPMHEGRVDVIGGGAIIVEELAALLRQRAGIEELIVSEHDILDGIALSIS; from the coding sequence GTGGATCCGGCGGTAGGCCGGGTCGCCGCCGTCGACTGCGGCACCAACTCGATCCGGCTGCTCATCGCCGACCGGGCCGGCCCGGGCGGCCGGCTGCGCGACGTGCATCGCGAGATGCGGATCGTGCGGTTGGGTCAAGGTGTCGACGCCACAGGTGAGTTCGCGCCCGAGGCGCTGGAGCGGACCCGGGCGGCGCTCACCGACTACGCCGAGTTGATGCGGGCCCACGGGGTCGCCGAGGTGCGGATGGTGGCGACGTCGGCGGCGCGGGACGTGATCAACCGCGACGCGTTCTTCGCGATGACCGCCGAGGTGCTCGGCACGGTGGTCCCCGGGGCGGTGGCCGAGGTGATCACCGGCGCCGAGGAGGCCGAACTGTCCTTCCGCGGTGCGGTGGCCGAACTGGATTCCGCCGCAGCGCCGTTCGTCGTGGTCGACCTCGGCGGCGGCTCCACCGAGGTGGTGCTGGGGGCAACCGAGGTGGCGGCGGCGGTCTCCGCCGACATCGGATGTGTGCGGCTGACCGAGCGGTGCCTGCCGTCCGATCCGCCGACCGCCGCGGAGATCGACGCCGCGCGGGCCGTGGTGCGCGGGGCGCTGGACGAGGTGATCCGGCGGGTGCCCGTCGAACGGGCGAGGACCTGGGTCGGGGTGGCCGGAACCATGACCACGCTCGCGGCGCTGGCCCACGATCTGGCCAGCTACGACTCCGAGGCGATCCACCTCTCCCGGGTGGGATTCTCGGACCTGTTGCGGGTGTGCGACGACCTGGTGGCGATGACGCGTCAGCAGCGCGCCGCGCTCGGCCCGATGCACGAGGGACGGGTGGACGTCATCGGCGGCGGCGCGATCATCGTGGAGGAGTTGGCGGCGCTGCTGCGGCAGCGGGCCGGCATCGAGGAACTCATCGTCAGCGAGCACGACATCCTCGACGGGATCGCGCTGTCGATCAGCTAG
- a CDS encoding PE-PPE domain-containing protein — protein sequence MARHTLFCVPGTWEAVAAADRMPGAMTPTAEIGMLKGVTDLLDRRVFDVVYVNYPASFGPVPGGGQSLLEALGNPSYLVSRDMGIAELKRLIAAHRGTFGLLGYSQGAAVVSLVGRELVSGSLTSRQRDCLWVHSIASPHRCRGRTFHLGNQLAYEGISGDNQTITGTIDWFDYCLPGDIYGNADIRGTYLKQGYDLVTPLSLVDPFTMISQIAENLVGWLETGELGPVSIYRAVKTGFDLGTFLRDFPHDKYGVWDIIPGWTALRHSANHLNFWGPRLPTTNDV from the coding sequence ATGGCCAGACACACCCTGTTCTGTGTGCCGGGCACCTGGGAGGCGGTGGCCGCCGCCGACCGCATGCCGGGCGCCATGACCCCCACCGCCGAGATCGGCATGCTCAAAGGTGTCACCGATCTGCTCGACCGACGGGTGTTCGACGTCGTCTACGTCAACTATCCGGCCAGTTTCGGCCCCGTCCCGGGCGGCGGCCAGAGCCTGCTGGAAGCCCTCGGAAACCCGTCCTATCTGGTCTCGCGGGACATGGGCATCGCCGAACTGAAACGCCTGATCGCTGCACACCGGGGCACCTTCGGCCTGCTCGGCTACAGCCAGGGCGCCGCGGTGGTCTCCCTGGTCGGACGCGAACTGGTCTCCGGATCACTGACCTCCCGGCAACGGGACTGCCTGTGGGTGCACAGCATCGCGTCACCGCACCGGTGCCGCGGCCGCACCTTCCACCTCGGCAATCAGTTGGCCTACGAGGGCATTTCGGGTGACAATCAGACCATCACCGGCACCATCGACTGGTTCGACTACTGCCTGCCCGGCGACATCTACGGCAACGCCGACATCCGCGGCACCTACCTGAAGCAGGGCTACGACCTCGTCACGCCGCTGTCCCTGGTCGACCCTTTCACCATGATCAGCCAGATCGCCGAAAACCTCGTGGGGTGGCTGGAAACCGGTGAACTCGGACCGGTCAGCATCTACCGCGCGGTCAAGACCGGATTCGACCTCGGCACGTTTCTGCGTGACTTCCCGCACGACAAGTATGGTGTGTGGGACATCATCCCGGGTTGGACGGCGCTGCGGCACTCGGCGAACCACCTCAACTTCTGGGGCCCGCGGCTACCCACCACCAACGACGTCTGA
- a CDS encoding DUF501 domain-containing protein: MVDPADLEIVERQLGREPRGVLEISYRCPNGEPGVIKTAPRLPDGTPFPTLYYLTHPKLVAAASRLEAAGVMREMTERLQQDPELAAAYRRAHEAYLAERDAIEPLGTTFSGGGMPDRVKCLHVLIAHSLAKGPGVNPLGDEALAMLAEDPAMEGIVERDTWIRR, encoded by the coding sequence GTGGTTGATCCCGCTGATCTGGAGATCGTCGAACGGCAGCTGGGCCGCGAACCCCGGGGTGTGCTGGAGATCTCCTACCGCTGCCCCAACGGCGAGCCCGGGGTGATCAAGACCGCCCCCAGGCTGCCGGACGGTACGCCGTTCCCGACGCTGTACTACCTGACCCACCCGAAGCTGGTCGCGGCCGCCAGCCGGCTGGAGGCGGCCGGGGTGATGCGGGAGATGACCGAGCGGCTGCAGCAGGATCCGGAGCTCGCGGCGGCGTACCGTCGTGCGCACGAGGCGTATCTGGCCGAACGCGACGCGATCGAACCGTTGGGCACCACGTTCTCCGGCGGCGGCATGCCCGACCGGGTCAAATGCCTGCACGTGCTGATCGCGCACTCGCTGGCGAAGGGGCCGGGGGTCAATCCGCTGGGAGATGAGGCGTTGGCGATGCTGGCCGAGGATCCGGCGATGGAGGGGATTGTGGAACGGGACACGTGGATCCGGCGGTAG
- a CDS encoding DUF4383 domain-containing protein, whose protein sequence is MTETGTTRRTTPKYMAVQGAALLMGALLLLIGAAGFIPGLTTGYDGLSWWGHESTARLFDMFTVSALHNIVHLAAGAGGLLLARSYAAARAYLLGGGAVFLALWGYGLAVDKAGPGNVIPLDNAGNWLHFALGVVMVVLGLTLAAQRDPTRHRRRAARAS, encoded by the coding sequence ATGACCGAGACCGGCACCACCCGACGAACCACCCCGAAGTACATGGCGGTGCAGGGTGCCGCCCTGCTGATGGGCGCGCTGTTGCTGCTCATCGGCGCGGCGGGCTTCATCCCCGGCCTCACCACCGGCTACGACGGGCTGTCCTGGTGGGGCCACGAGTCGACGGCCCGGCTGTTCGACATGTTCACCGTCTCCGCGCTGCACAACATCGTGCACCTGGCGGCCGGGGCGGGCGGGCTGCTGCTGGCCCGCAGCTACGCCGCCGCCCGCGCCTATCTGCTCGGCGGCGGCGCGGTGTTCCTCGCCCTGTGGGGCTACGGACTGGCCGTCGACAAGGCCGGGCCGGGCAACGTGATCCCGCTCGACAATGCCGGCAATTGGCTGCACTTCGCGCTCGGTGTGGTGATGGTGGTGCTGGGCCTGACACTGGCCGCCCAGCGCGATCCCACCCGGCATCGTCGCCGGGCGGCCCGGGCTAGCTGA
- a CDS encoding R2-like ligand-binding oxidase — protein MAGVIPGRCDAAGLSPAPPETSTEVLHMARRNSASLDAGGLNWDSLPLKLFTKGNAKFWNPADIDFSRDREDWESLTQLERDWATRLCAQFIAGEEAVTQDIQPFMAAMRAEGRLGDEMYLTQFAFEEAKHTQVFRMWLDAVGMTDDLHHYLDELPAYRQMFYDELPSSLEVLATDPSPAAQVRASVTYNHVIEGMMALTGYYAWQRICVDRGILPGMQELVRRIGDDERRHMAWGTFTCRRHVAADDANWNVFEERMNELIPLVLKNTEDGFAVYDEVPFGLTMDEFQQYATDKGMRRFGTISSARGRPLSEIDVDYSPLTLEDTFADEDEKAMAASA, from the coding sequence ATGGCCGGTGTCATTCCCGGGAGGTGCGACGCCGCCGGCCTCAGCCCAGCCCCACCCGAGACGAGCACGGAGGTACTCCACATGGCACGCAGGAATTCGGCCTCACTCGATGCGGGTGGTCTCAACTGGGACAGCCTCCCGTTGAAGTTGTTCACGAAGGGCAATGCGAAGTTCTGGAATCCCGCCGACATCGACTTCTCCCGCGACCGGGAGGACTGGGAGTCGCTGACTCAACTCGAACGAGATTGGGCGACAAGGCTTTGCGCCCAGTTCATCGCGGGCGAGGAGGCGGTCACCCAGGACATCCAGCCGTTCATGGCGGCGATGCGGGCCGAGGGACGCCTGGGCGACGAGATGTACCTGACCCAGTTCGCGTTCGAGGAGGCCAAGCACACCCAGGTGTTCCGGATGTGGCTCGACGCGGTCGGGATGACCGACGACCTGCACCACTACCTCGATGAGCTGCCGGCCTACCGGCAGATGTTCTACGACGAGTTGCCGAGTTCACTGGAGGTCCTGGCCACCGATCCGTCTCCGGCCGCGCAGGTCCGCGCGTCGGTGACCTACAACCACGTCATCGAAGGCATGATGGCGTTGACGGGATACTATGCCTGGCAACGCATTTGCGTAGACCGCGGCATCCTTCCCGGCATGCAGGAGCTGGTGCGGCGCATCGGTGACGATGAGCGGCGCCACATGGCGTGGGGCACGTTCACCTGTCGCCGCCACGTCGCCGCGGACGACGCGAACTGGAACGTGTTCGAAGAGCGGATGAATGAACTCATCCCGTTGGTGTTGAAGAACACCGAAGACGGGTTCGCCGTCTACGACGAGGTCCCGTTCGGGTTGACGATGGACGAGTTCCAGCAGTACGCGACCGACAAGGGGATGCGGCGATTCGGCACGATCAGCAGCGCCCGCGGCCGCCCGCTCAGCGAGATCGACGTGGACTACTCGCCGCTGACGCTGGAGGACACCTTCGCCGACGAGGACGAGAAGGCCATGGCAGCCTCGGCGTGA
- a CDS encoding propionyl-CoA synthetase, whose protein sequence is MGGYRELYQNSITDPAAFWADAAKAVTWTREPQRILDDSNPPFYRWFPDGELNTCANALDRHVADGRGDQPALIYDSPVTGTKRTYSYAELLDQTARFAGALRGLGVDKGDRVIIYMPMVPEAVVAMLACARLGAIHSVVFGGFAAHELAARIEDAQPTVVVTASCGIEPSRVVPYKPMLDAALQTIANPPTRCVILQRDQCRCDLTPGRDVDWAELMADAQPVDPVPVAATDPLYVLYTSGTTGTPKGVVRDNGGHAVALLWSMRNIYDINPGEVFWAASDVGWVVGHSYIVYAPLLLGATTVLYEGKPVGTPDPGAFWRVAAEYGVKALFTAPTAIRAIRKQDPDGAHIGRYDLSGLRYLFQAGERLDPDTYEWASAKLGIPVVDHWWQTETGWAIAANPMGVEPFPIKPGSPTLPMPGYDVRILDAEGAPCGPGTEGAICIKLPMPPGTLQTLWNNDARYQAGYLVEYPGYYLTGDGGHIDDDGYLFVMGRIDDVINVAGHRLSTGAIEAVLAAHPAVAEAAVIGVDDEIRGQVPRGFVVLKDGASADGLADELITAVRDDIGAVANFKLVDVVPALPKTRSGKVLRKTMRAIAAGRDEPLPSTIEDPTVIDALKPILRK, encoded by the coding sequence ATGGGTGGATACCGCGAGCTGTACCAGAACAGCATCACCGACCCGGCGGCCTTCTGGGCCGACGCCGCCAAGGCCGTCACCTGGACCCGCGAACCGCAGCGGATCCTCGACGACTCCAACCCGCCGTTCTACCGCTGGTTCCCCGACGGGGAGCTCAACACCTGCGCCAACGCGCTGGACCGCCACGTCGCCGACGGGCGCGGGGATCAGCCGGCGCTGATCTACGACTCCCCCGTCACCGGCACCAAGCGCACCTACAGCTACGCCGAACTGCTCGACCAGACCGCCCGGTTCGCCGGTGCGCTGCGCGGCCTCGGCGTCGACAAGGGTGACCGGGTCATCATCTACATGCCGATGGTCCCCGAGGCCGTGGTGGCGATGCTGGCCTGCGCCCGGCTCGGCGCGATCCACTCGGTGGTGTTCGGCGGGTTCGCCGCCCACGAACTGGCCGCCCGCATCGAGGACGCCCAACCCACGGTCGTCGTCACCGCATCCTGCGGGATCGAACCGTCGCGGGTGGTGCCGTACAAACCCATGCTCGACGCCGCCCTGCAGACCATCGCGAACCCGCCCACCCGCTGCGTCATCCTGCAGCGCGACCAGTGCCGCTGCGACCTCACCCCGGGCCGCGACGTGGACTGGGCCGAGCTGATGGCCGACGCGCAACCGGTCGACCCGGTGCCCGTCGCCGCCACCGATCCGCTCTACGTGCTCTACACCTCGGGCACCACCGGCACCCCCAAAGGCGTGGTCCGCGACAACGGCGGGCATGCGGTCGCGCTGCTGTGGAGCATGCGCAACATCTACGACATCAACCCCGGCGAGGTGTTCTGGGCGGCCTCCGACGTCGGCTGGGTGGTCGGCCACTCCTACATCGTGTACGCACCGCTGCTGCTCGGCGCCACCACCGTGCTCTACGAGGGCAAACCGGTCGGCACCCCCGATCCGGGCGCGTTCTGGCGGGTGGCCGCCGAGTACGGCGTCAAGGCGCTGTTCACCGCGCCGACGGCGATCCGCGCCATCCGCAAACAAGACCCCGACGGCGCCCACATCGGCCGCTACGACCTGTCCGGGCTGCGTTATCTGTTCCAGGCCGGAGAACGGCTCGACCCCGATACCTACGAATGGGCGTCGGCCAAGCTGGGCATCCCCGTCGTCGACCACTGGTGGCAGACCGAGACCGGCTGGGCGATCGCCGCCAATCCGATGGGCGTCGAACCGTTCCCGATCAAACCGGGCTCCCCCACCCTGCCGATGCCCGGCTACGACGTGCGCATCCTCGACGCCGAGGGCGCACCGTGCGGCCCCGGCACCGAGGGGGCGATCTGCATCAAGCTGCCGATGCCGCCGGGCACCCTGCAGACGCTGTGGAACAACGACGCCCGCTATCAGGCCGGCTACCTCGTCGAATATCCCGGCTACTACCTCACCGGCGACGGCGGACACATCGACGACGACGGCTACCTGTTCGTGATGGGCCGCATCGACGATGTGATCAACGTTGCTGGACACCGGCTTTCGACCGGGGCGATCGAGGCGGTGCTGGCCGCGCACCCGGCCGTGGCCGAGGCCGCGGTGATCGGCGTCGACGACGAGATCCGCGGTCAGGTGCCCCGCGGTTTCGTCGTACTCAAGGACGGCGCCTCCGCCGACGGACTTGCCGACGAACTCATCACCGCGGTGCGCGACGACATCGGTGCGGTGGCCAACTTCAAACTCGTCGACGTGGTGCCGGCACTGCCGAAAACCCGCTCCGGCAAGGTGCTTCGCAAGACCATGCGGGCCATCGCCGCGGGCCGGGACGAACCGCTGCCGTCGACGATCGAAGACCCCACGGTGATCGACGCGCTCAAACCCATCCTGCGCAAGTAG
- a CDS encoding excalibur calcium-binding domain-containing protein — translation MRKLPVLTILFAASMVLSPVANAVAGDTARIGPGAPLELSRDCHPSYEGVCVPVASDVDCAGGNGNGPEYVSGPVYVVGEGVYELDRDGDGVACEPKG, via the coding sequence ATGAGGAAATTGCCGGTGTTGACAATTTTGTTCGCAGCGAGCATGGTCCTTAGCCCGGTCGCGAACGCCGTTGCCGGGGATACAGCCCGGATCGGACCGGGTGCGCCGCTCGAGCTGAGCCGCGACTGTCACCCGAGTTACGAGGGTGTCTGCGTTCCGGTTGCCAGCGACGTCGATTGCGCCGGCGGCAACGGCAACGGTCCGGAGTATGTGTCCGGCCCCGTGTACGTGGTCGGCGAGGGTGTCTACGAGCTCGACCGCGACGGTGACGGCGTCGCGTGCGAGCCGAAGGGATAG
- a CDS encoding peptidoglycan recognition protein family protein, which produces MPAVRTWTGDPVWLADVLVAEGLDAVEFPGWRNRGHGDFRDIRGVMVHHTGSDHATAASIAHGRPDLPGPLSQLHIARDGTVTVVAAGVAWHAGVGQYPWLPTNMANWHMIGIECANSGTSPTAPHRTNWPDAQYDALVASCAAINRRLGQPADRTIGHKEYAGRAQGKWDPGAIDMDLLRADIQTRIGDLDSRVRTPRPPVPVGQYAHILLFRGSQGPLVAEVQRRLRSDHPDIAGDLAVDGIFGPRTEEAVRRFQRKTRGLKVDGIVGPATAAALRLQTV; this is translated from the coding sequence GTGCCCGCGGTCAGGACCTGGACCGGAGACCCGGTATGGCTCGCCGACGTGCTGGTAGCCGAGGGTCTCGACGCGGTCGAGTTCCCGGGCTGGCGCAACCGGGGGCACGGCGACTTCCGCGATATCCGCGGCGTCATGGTGCACCACACCGGCTCCGATCATGCGACGGCTGCCTCCATCGCCCACGGCCGGCCCGATCTGCCCGGTCCGCTGTCCCAACTGCACATCGCCCGGGACGGGACGGTGACGGTGGTGGCGGCCGGCGTCGCCTGGCATGCCGGCGTCGGCCAATACCCGTGGCTGCCGACGAATATGGCCAACTGGCACATGATCGGAATCGAATGCGCCAACAGTGGAACCAGCCCCACCGCGCCGCACCGCACGAACTGGCCCGACGCCCAGTACGACGCGCTGGTGGCCAGTTGCGCCGCGATCAACCGGCGGCTGGGACAGCCGGCCGACCGTACCATCGGCCACAAGGAGTACGCCGGCCGTGCCCAGGGCAAATGGGATCCCGGCGCGATCGACATGGATCTGTTGCGCGCCGACATCCAGACCCGCATCGGCGACCTCGACAGCCGGGTTCGGACCCCGAGACCTCCGGTGCCGGTCGGTCAGTACGCCCACATCCTGTTGTTCCGCGGTTCGCAAGGCCCACTGGTCGCCGAGGTGCAGCGCCGGCTCCGGTCCGACCACCCCGACATCGCCGGGGATCTGGCCGTCGACGGCATCTTCGGGCCGCGCACCGAGGAGGCGGTCCGGCGGTTTCAGCGCAAGACCCGCGGTCTGAAGGTGGACGGCATCGTCGGCCCGGCGACCGCGGCGGCGCTGCGGCTGCAGACCGTGTGA
- a CDS encoding acetamidase/formamidase family protein — MFARSAAETISKGIGRRDFVRAVAALSAGAGIATTLGACSSRSTVRATGASTDFEILQPGQGEITGDHYLQSVPDQVLWGYVPTVHATPVMQMRSGQTVTIDTVSHEGILEDQGRNPVEYFGAEGVDENDVLEDVIAVAAEYDRTPRDFDKDGPHVVTGPIFIEGAEPGDVLKIETLEATPRVPYGVVSSRHGKGALALTADGTPPAGITLDEVMPPAVTDGRSNPDPTRYGNLSTFTAVEDGHGVMSYGDARVRFPLAPFMGIMGVAFAQDRDPTAPTANSVPPTIAGGNIDIRLLGEGSTLYLPVFAEGALFYVGDPHMAMGDGEVALTAMEGSLRGTYRLTVCKPGSGDAPSVAYHYPFAETGDAWVPIGLSDPDGSVGGQGTDLDVAMRRAVANALDFLENDRGMDRATAYAYLSAASHFAISQVVDRTVGVHGQIFKSHFAA; from the coding sequence ATGTTTGCACGCTCTGCCGCCGAAACGATCAGCAAGGGAATCGGTCGTCGTGACTTCGTTCGTGCCGTCGCCGCGTTGAGCGCCGGCGCAGGCATCGCCACCACCCTCGGCGCCTGTTCGAGCAGGAGCACTGTCCGGGCCACCGGCGCGTCGACGGACTTCGAGATCCTGCAGCCGGGCCAGGGCGAGATCACCGGCGACCACTACCTGCAGTCGGTGCCCGACCAGGTCTTGTGGGGTTACGTACCGACGGTGCACGCCACCCCGGTCATGCAGATGCGCTCCGGCCAGACGGTCACCATCGACACCGTCTCGCACGAAGGCATCCTCGAAGACCAGGGCCGCAACCCCGTCGAGTACTTCGGGGCCGAGGGTGTCGACGAGAACGACGTGCTGGAGGACGTCATCGCCGTTGCCGCCGAATACGACCGCACACCACGCGATTTCGACAAGGACGGCCCGCACGTGGTGACCGGTCCGATCTTCATCGAAGGGGCCGAACCCGGCGATGTCCTCAAGATCGAGACGCTGGAGGCGACACCTCGCGTGCCCTACGGTGTGGTGTCCAGCCGGCACGGCAAGGGTGCGCTCGCGCTCACCGCCGACGGCACCCCGCCCGCGGGCATCACCCTCGACGAGGTGATGCCACCCGCCGTCACCGACGGGCGGTCGAACCCGGACCCGACCCGGTACGGCAACCTCTCCACCTTCACCGCCGTCGAGGACGGCCACGGCGTCATGTCGTACGGCGATGCGCGCGTGCGCTTTCCGCTCGCACCGTTCATGGGCATCATGGGCGTGGCCTTCGCCCAGGACCGTGACCCGACGGCGCCCACGGCGAACTCGGTCCCGCCGACGATCGCCGGTGGGAACATCGACATCCGACTGCTGGGCGAGGGCTCGACGCTCTACCTCCCGGTGTTCGCCGAGGGTGCCCTGTTCTACGTCGGCGACCCGCACATGGCGATGGGCGACGGCGAAGTCGCGCTCACCGCGATGGAGGGATCCCTGCGCGGCACCTACCGGCTGACAGTGTGCAAACCGGGATCCGGCGACGCCCCGTCCGTCGCCTACCACTACCCGTTCGCCGAAACCGGCGATGCCTGGGTGCCGATCGGCCTGTCAGACCCCGACGGTTCCGTCGGAGGGCAGGGCACCGACCTCGACGTCGCGATGCGCCGAGCAGTCGCCAACGCATTGGACTTCCTGGAGAACGACCGGGGCATGGACCGCGCCACCGCCTACGCGTACCTGTCGGCAGCATCGCACTTCGCGATCTCCCAGGTGGTCGACCGCACCGTCGGCGTGCACGGTCAGATCTTCAAGTCGCACTTCGCGGCCTGA